One Cyclopterus lumpus isolate fCycLum1 chromosome 7, fCycLum1.pri, whole genome shotgun sequence DNA window includes the following coding sequences:
- the pou6f1 gene encoding POU domain, class 6, transcription factor 1 isoform X1: MKTKTNVRKTVTVVVQRTMNSQDAPAKNAPLTVNEQVIVMSSHETIRVLEVEVDASLPSSVPDGKSEVKAEEGVARPAGQTEAGSIQDGPTLPQSTGGVAVLSEQQVVSVEVPAPAVQTLTPAVPVSLSLSQPQAAMPFTVQGCPQVLTQESLATLMTSMMAQTGSLGQPLLIPLSMAGSIGGQGGLAVLTLPTANIASLPGLTAANTAGNLLKLPFSGLQAATVLNSVQPQLQTNAQTMFQPQAAVQVTAAAAQTANTVSQSNISLAALQSAGLSINPAIINAASLGTQPQFLSSLTSTPIITNAMSNMAGITSQIITNAQGQIIGTLPLLLNPASLAGAAATPNLQGLQGLQGLQGLQGFQGLQSLQGLQGFQGLQGLQSLQGLQGLQGLQGLQGLQVQTVTPQLLVNSQGQIIATVGNGSAVVTSAAVLPKVAPPPTLTKPITQASVTTVSQSPIVIAPQPSVLKNATTLSSITCGDIAKVGQLVSKPQQVVSGEEGINLEEIREFAKTFKIRRLSLGLTQTQVGQALTATEGPAYSQSAICRFEKLDITPKSAQKLKPVLEKWLAEAEHWNQKGQQNLMEFVGGEPSKKRKRRTSFTPQAIEVLNSYFEKNALPTGQEITEMARELNYDREVVRVWFCNRRQTLKNTSKINVFQVQ, encoded by the exons AATGTCAGGAAAACAGTGACTGTGGTGGTGCAGCGAACCATGAACTCCCAGGATGCCCCTGCCAAAAATGCCCCACTTACAGTCAATGAGCAG GTCATTGTGATGTCCAGCCATGAGACTATTCGCGTACTAGAGGTAGAGGTCGATGCATCTCTGCCATCATCAGTGCCCGATGGGAAGAGTGAAGTCAAAGCTGAGGAGGGAGTGGCTCGGCCTGCAGGGCAAACTGAGGCTGGCAGCATACAGGACGGCCCCACTTTGCCCCAGAGCACTGGGGGAGTAG CAGTGCTGAGTGAGCAGCAGGTGGTGTCTGTCGAGGTTCCTGCCCCTGCTGTCCAAACGCTGACTCCTGCTGTTCCCGTCAGTTTGTCCCTGTCGCAGCCCCAGGCCGCCATGCCATTCACTGTACAAGGCTGTCCACAG GTGCTGACCCAAGAAAGTTTGGCCACTCTGATGACTAGTATGATGGCCCAGACGGGATCTCTGGGGCAGCCCTTGCTCATCCCCCTCAGTATGGCGGGCTCCATCGGAGGCCAGGGAGGTCTGGCTGTTCTCACCTTACCTACCGCCAACATAGCTTCTCTCCCCGGCCTCACAGCAGCCAACACAGCTGGAAACCTTCTCAAACTGCCCTTTTCTGGCCTCCAAG CTGCGACAGTCCTGAACTCTGTCCAGCCCCAACTGCAGACGAACGCTCAGACGATGTTCCAGCCTCAAGCTGCCGTGCAGgtgacggcggcggcggcccaGACGGCCAATACTGTCTCTCAGTCCAACATATCGTTAGCAGCGCTCCAGTCTGCAGGGCTCTCTATCAACCCTGCCATT ATCAATGCTGCCTCTTTGGGAACTCAGCCCCAGTTCCTCAGTTCCCTCACTTCCACTCCTATCATCACTAATGCCATGTCCAACATGGCTGGCATCACCAGCCAGATCATCACAAATGCTCAAGGACAG ATCATAGGAACCCTCCCTCTTTTGTTGAACCCAGCCTCTCTAGCTGGAGCGGCTGCGACACCCAACCTCCAGGGTCTCCAGGGTCTCCAGGGTCTCCAGGGCCTCCAGGGTTTCCAGGGTCTCCAGAGTCTCCAGGGTCTCCAGGGTTTCCAGGGTTTGCAGGGTCTGCAAAGCTTGCAAGGCCTGCAAGGTCTCCAAGGTCTCCAGGGTCTCCAGGGTCTCCAGGTCCAGACTGTCACCCCACAGCTGCTTGTCAACAGCCAGGGCCAGATTATTGCCACAGTCGGAAATGGATCTGCAGTTGTAACTTCTGCTGCAGTTCTGCCCAAAGTGGCTCCTCCCCCAACACTTACCAAACCTATtacacag gCTTCAGTAACAACTGTCAGCCAGTCACCAATTGTCATCGCCCCTCAGCCGTCTGTACTGAAGAATGCCACCAcgctctcctccatcacctgtGGAGACATAGCAAAAGTGGGACAGCTTGTCAGCA AACCCCAGCAGGTAGTCAGCGGCGAGGAGGGCATTAATCTGGAAGAGATTCGAGAGTTTGCCAAGACTTTCAAGATCCGTCGGCTGTCCCTGGGGCTCACTCAGACACAAGTAGGGCAGGCTCTCACTGCAACGGAGGGTCCTGCCTACAGCCAGTCTGCCATTTGCAG GTTTGAAAAGCTGGACATCACGCCCAAGAGTGCTCAGAAGTTGAAGCCGGTGTTGGAGAAGTGGCTGGCTGAGGCTGAGCACTGGAACCAGAAAGGCCAGCAGAATCTGATGGAGTTTGTTGGCGGTGAACCATCCAAAAAACGCAAGCGACGTACCAGTTTCACCCCGCAGGCAATAGAAGTTCTTAACTCCTACTTTGAAAAGAACGCATTGCCAACAGGTCAAGAGATTACAGAAATGGCAAGAGAGCTAAACTACGACCGAGAGGTTGTGCGAGTGTGGTTCTGTAACCGGCGGCAGACGCtgaaaaacacaagcaaaatCAATGTCTTCCAGGTTCAGTAA
- the pou6f1 gene encoding POU domain, class 6, transcription factor 1 isoform X2, with amino-acid sequence MKTKTNVRKTVTVVVQRTMNSQDAPAKNAPLTVNEQVIVMSSHETIRVLEVEVDASLPSSVPDGKSEVKAEEGVARPAGQTEAGSIQDGPTLPQSTGGVVLSEQQVVSVEVPAPAVQTLTPAVPVSLSLSQPQAAMPFTVQGCPQVLTQESLATLMTSMMAQTGSLGQPLLIPLSMAGSIGGQGGLAVLTLPTANIASLPGLTAANTAGNLLKLPFSGLQAATVLNSVQPQLQTNAQTMFQPQAAVQVTAAAAQTANTVSQSNISLAALQSAGLSINPAIINAASLGTQPQFLSSLTSTPIITNAMSNMAGITSQIITNAQGQIIGTLPLLLNPASLAGAAATPNLQGLQGLQGLQGLQGFQGLQSLQGLQGFQGLQGLQSLQGLQGLQGLQGLQGLQVQTVTPQLLVNSQGQIIATVGNGSAVVTSAAVLPKVAPPPTLTKPITQASVTTVSQSPIVIAPQPSVLKNATTLSSITCGDIAKVGQLVSKPQQVVSGEEGINLEEIREFAKTFKIRRLSLGLTQTQVGQALTATEGPAYSQSAICRFEKLDITPKSAQKLKPVLEKWLAEAEHWNQKGQQNLMEFVGGEPSKKRKRRTSFTPQAIEVLNSYFEKNALPTGQEITEMARELNYDREVVRVWFCNRRQTLKNTSKINVFQVQ; translated from the exons AATGTCAGGAAAACAGTGACTGTGGTGGTGCAGCGAACCATGAACTCCCAGGATGCCCCTGCCAAAAATGCCCCACTTACAGTCAATGAGCAG GTCATTGTGATGTCCAGCCATGAGACTATTCGCGTACTAGAGGTAGAGGTCGATGCATCTCTGCCATCATCAGTGCCCGATGGGAAGAGTGAAGTCAAAGCTGAGGAGGGAGTGGCTCGGCCTGCAGGGCAAACTGAGGCTGGCAGCATACAGGACGGCCCCACTTTGCCCCAGAGCACTGGGGGAGTAG TGCTGAGTGAGCAGCAGGTGGTGTCTGTCGAGGTTCCTGCCCCTGCTGTCCAAACGCTGACTCCTGCTGTTCCCGTCAGTTTGTCCCTGTCGCAGCCCCAGGCCGCCATGCCATTCACTGTACAAGGCTGTCCACAG GTGCTGACCCAAGAAAGTTTGGCCACTCTGATGACTAGTATGATGGCCCAGACGGGATCTCTGGGGCAGCCCTTGCTCATCCCCCTCAGTATGGCGGGCTCCATCGGAGGCCAGGGAGGTCTGGCTGTTCTCACCTTACCTACCGCCAACATAGCTTCTCTCCCCGGCCTCACAGCAGCCAACACAGCTGGAAACCTTCTCAAACTGCCCTTTTCTGGCCTCCAAG CTGCGACAGTCCTGAACTCTGTCCAGCCCCAACTGCAGACGAACGCTCAGACGATGTTCCAGCCTCAAGCTGCCGTGCAGgtgacggcggcggcggcccaGACGGCCAATACTGTCTCTCAGTCCAACATATCGTTAGCAGCGCTCCAGTCTGCAGGGCTCTCTATCAACCCTGCCATT ATCAATGCTGCCTCTTTGGGAACTCAGCCCCAGTTCCTCAGTTCCCTCACTTCCACTCCTATCATCACTAATGCCATGTCCAACATGGCTGGCATCACCAGCCAGATCATCACAAATGCTCAAGGACAG ATCATAGGAACCCTCCCTCTTTTGTTGAACCCAGCCTCTCTAGCTGGAGCGGCTGCGACACCCAACCTCCAGGGTCTCCAGGGTCTCCAGGGTCTCCAGGGCCTCCAGGGTTTCCAGGGTCTCCAGAGTCTCCAGGGTCTCCAGGGTTTCCAGGGTTTGCAGGGTCTGCAAAGCTTGCAAGGCCTGCAAGGTCTCCAAGGTCTCCAGGGTCTCCAGGGTCTCCAGGTCCAGACTGTCACCCCACAGCTGCTTGTCAACAGCCAGGGCCAGATTATTGCCACAGTCGGAAATGGATCTGCAGTTGTAACTTCTGCTGCAGTTCTGCCCAAAGTGGCTCCTCCCCCAACACTTACCAAACCTATtacacag gCTTCAGTAACAACTGTCAGCCAGTCACCAATTGTCATCGCCCCTCAGCCGTCTGTACTGAAGAATGCCACCAcgctctcctccatcacctgtGGAGACATAGCAAAAGTGGGACAGCTTGTCAGCA AACCCCAGCAGGTAGTCAGCGGCGAGGAGGGCATTAATCTGGAAGAGATTCGAGAGTTTGCCAAGACTTTCAAGATCCGTCGGCTGTCCCTGGGGCTCACTCAGACACAAGTAGGGCAGGCTCTCACTGCAACGGAGGGTCCTGCCTACAGCCAGTCTGCCATTTGCAG GTTTGAAAAGCTGGACATCACGCCCAAGAGTGCTCAGAAGTTGAAGCCGGTGTTGGAGAAGTGGCTGGCTGAGGCTGAGCACTGGAACCAGAAAGGCCAGCAGAATCTGATGGAGTTTGTTGGCGGTGAACCATCCAAAAAACGCAAGCGACGTACCAGTTTCACCCCGCAGGCAATAGAAGTTCTTAACTCCTACTTTGAAAAGAACGCATTGCCAACAGGTCAAGAGATTACAGAAATGGCAAGAGAGCTAAACTACGACCGAGAGGTTGTGCGAGTGTGGTTCTGTAACCGGCGGCAGACGCtgaaaaacacaagcaaaatCAATGTCTTCCAGGTTCAGTAA
- the pou6f1 gene encoding POU domain, class 6, transcription factor 1 isoform X3 → MNSQDAPAKNAPLTVNEQVIVMSSHETIRVLEVEVDASLPSSVPDGKSEVKAEEGVARPAGQTEAGSIQDGPTLPQSTGGVAVLSEQQVVSVEVPAPAVQTLTPAVPVSLSLSQPQAAMPFTVQGCPQVLTQESLATLMTSMMAQTGSLGQPLLIPLSMAGSIGGQGGLAVLTLPTANIASLPGLTAANTAGNLLKLPFSGLQAATVLNSVQPQLQTNAQTMFQPQAAVQVTAAAAQTANTVSQSNISLAALQSAGLSINPAIINAASLGTQPQFLSSLTSTPIITNAMSNMAGITSQIITNAQGQIIGTLPLLLNPASLAGAAATPNLQGLQGLQGLQGLQGFQGLQSLQGLQGFQGLQGLQSLQGLQGLQGLQGLQGLQVQTVTPQLLVNSQGQIIATVGNGSAVVTSAAVLPKVAPPPTLTKPITQASVTTVSQSPIVIAPQPSVLKNATTLSSITCGDIAKVGQLVSKPQQVVSGEEGINLEEIREFAKTFKIRRLSLGLTQTQVGQALTATEGPAYSQSAICRFEKLDITPKSAQKLKPVLEKWLAEAEHWNQKGQQNLMEFVGGEPSKKRKRRTSFTPQAIEVLNSYFEKNALPTGQEITEMARELNYDREVVRVWFCNRRQTLKNTSKINVFQVQ, encoded by the exons ATGAACTCCCAGGATGCCCCTGCCAAAAATGCCCCACTTACAGTCAATGAGCAG GTCATTGTGATGTCCAGCCATGAGACTATTCGCGTACTAGAGGTAGAGGTCGATGCATCTCTGCCATCATCAGTGCCCGATGGGAAGAGTGAAGTCAAAGCTGAGGAGGGAGTGGCTCGGCCTGCAGGGCAAACTGAGGCTGGCAGCATACAGGACGGCCCCACTTTGCCCCAGAGCACTGGGGGAGTAG CAGTGCTGAGTGAGCAGCAGGTGGTGTCTGTCGAGGTTCCTGCCCCTGCTGTCCAAACGCTGACTCCTGCTGTTCCCGTCAGTTTGTCCCTGTCGCAGCCCCAGGCCGCCATGCCATTCACTGTACAAGGCTGTCCACAG GTGCTGACCCAAGAAAGTTTGGCCACTCTGATGACTAGTATGATGGCCCAGACGGGATCTCTGGGGCAGCCCTTGCTCATCCCCCTCAGTATGGCGGGCTCCATCGGAGGCCAGGGAGGTCTGGCTGTTCTCACCTTACCTACCGCCAACATAGCTTCTCTCCCCGGCCTCACAGCAGCCAACACAGCTGGAAACCTTCTCAAACTGCCCTTTTCTGGCCTCCAAG CTGCGACAGTCCTGAACTCTGTCCAGCCCCAACTGCAGACGAACGCTCAGACGATGTTCCAGCCTCAAGCTGCCGTGCAGgtgacggcggcggcggcccaGACGGCCAATACTGTCTCTCAGTCCAACATATCGTTAGCAGCGCTCCAGTCTGCAGGGCTCTCTATCAACCCTGCCATT ATCAATGCTGCCTCTTTGGGAACTCAGCCCCAGTTCCTCAGTTCCCTCACTTCCACTCCTATCATCACTAATGCCATGTCCAACATGGCTGGCATCACCAGCCAGATCATCACAAATGCTCAAGGACAG ATCATAGGAACCCTCCCTCTTTTGTTGAACCCAGCCTCTCTAGCTGGAGCGGCTGCGACACCCAACCTCCAGGGTCTCCAGGGTCTCCAGGGTCTCCAGGGCCTCCAGGGTTTCCAGGGTCTCCAGAGTCTCCAGGGTCTCCAGGGTTTCCAGGGTTTGCAGGGTCTGCAAAGCTTGCAAGGCCTGCAAGGTCTCCAAGGTCTCCAGGGTCTCCAGGGTCTCCAGGTCCAGACTGTCACCCCACAGCTGCTTGTCAACAGCCAGGGCCAGATTATTGCCACAGTCGGAAATGGATCTGCAGTTGTAACTTCTGCTGCAGTTCTGCCCAAAGTGGCTCCTCCCCCAACACTTACCAAACCTATtacacag gCTTCAGTAACAACTGTCAGCCAGTCACCAATTGTCATCGCCCCTCAGCCGTCTGTACTGAAGAATGCCACCAcgctctcctccatcacctgtGGAGACATAGCAAAAGTGGGACAGCTTGTCAGCA AACCCCAGCAGGTAGTCAGCGGCGAGGAGGGCATTAATCTGGAAGAGATTCGAGAGTTTGCCAAGACTTTCAAGATCCGTCGGCTGTCCCTGGGGCTCACTCAGACACAAGTAGGGCAGGCTCTCACTGCAACGGAGGGTCCTGCCTACAGCCAGTCTGCCATTTGCAG GTTTGAAAAGCTGGACATCACGCCCAAGAGTGCTCAGAAGTTGAAGCCGGTGTTGGAGAAGTGGCTGGCTGAGGCTGAGCACTGGAACCAGAAAGGCCAGCAGAATCTGATGGAGTTTGTTGGCGGTGAACCATCCAAAAAACGCAAGCGACGTACCAGTTTCACCCCGCAGGCAATAGAAGTTCTTAACTCCTACTTTGAAAAGAACGCATTGCCAACAGGTCAAGAGATTACAGAAATGGCAAGAGAGCTAAACTACGACCGAGAGGTTGTGCGAGTGTGGTTCTGTAACCGGCGGCAGACGCtgaaaaacacaagcaaaatCAATGTCTTCCAGGTTCAGTAA
- the pou6f1 gene encoding POU domain, class 6, transcription factor 1 isoform X4 encodes MSSHETIRVLEVEVDASLPSSVPDGKSEVKAEEGVARPAGQTEAGSIQDGPTLPQSTGGVAVLSEQQVVSVEVPAPAVQTLTPAVPVSLSLSQPQAAMPFTVQGCPQVLTQESLATLMTSMMAQTGSLGQPLLIPLSMAGSIGGQGGLAVLTLPTANIASLPGLTAANTAGNLLKLPFSGLQAATVLNSVQPQLQTNAQTMFQPQAAVQVTAAAAQTANTVSQSNISLAALQSAGLSINPAIINAASLGTQPQFLSSLTSTPIITNAMSNMAGITSQIITNAQGQIIGTLPLLLNPASLAGAAATPNLQGLQGLQGLQGLQGFQGLQSLQGLQGFQGLQGLQSLQGLQGLQGLQGLQGLQVQTVTPQLLVNSQGQIIATVGNGSAVVTSAAVLPKVAPPPTLTKPITQASVTTVSQSPIVIAPQPSVLKNATTLSSITCGDIAKVGQLVSKPQQVVSGEEGINLEEIREFAKTFKIRRLSLGLTQTQVGQALTATEGPAYSQSAICRFEKLDITPKSAQKLKPVLEKWLAEAEHWNQKGQQNLMEFVGGEPSKKRKRRTSFTPQAIEVLNSYFEKNALPTGQEITEMARELNYDREVVRVWFCNRRQTLKNTSKINVFQVQ; translated from the exons ATGTCCAGCCATGAGACTATTCGCGTACTAGAGGTAGAGGTCGATGCATCTCTGCCATCATCAGTGCCCGATGGGAAGAGTGAAGTCAAAGCTGAGGAGGGAGTGGCTCGGCCTGCAGGGCAAACTGAGGCTGGCAGCATACAGGACGGCCCCACTTTGCCCCAGAGCACTGGGGGAGTAG CAGTGCTGAGTGAGCAGCAGGTGGTGTCTGTCGAGGTTCCTGCCCCTGCTGTCCAAACGCTGACTCCTGCTGTTCCCGTCAGTTTGTCCCTGTCGCAGCCCCAGGCCGCCATGCCATTCACTGTACAAGGCTGTCCACAG GTGCTGACCCAAGAAAGTTTGGCCACTCTGATGACTAGTATGATGGCCCAGACGGGATCTCTGGGGCAGCCCTTGCTCATCCCCCTCAGTATGGCGGGCTCCATCGGAGGCCAGGGAGGTCTGGCTGTTCTCACCTTACCTACCGCCAACATAGCTTCTCTCCCCGGCCTCACAGCAGCCAACACAGCTGGAAACCTTCTCAAACTGCCCTTTTCTGGCCTCCAAG CTGCGACAGTCCTGAACTCTGTCCAGCCCCAACTGCAGACGAACGCTCAGACGATGTTCCAGCCTCAAGCTGCCGTGCAGgtgacggcggcggcggcccaGACGGCCAATACTGTCTCTCAGTCCAACATATCGTTAGCAGCGCTCCAGTCTGCAGGGCTCTCTATCAACCCTGCCATT ATCAATGCTGCCTCTTTGGGAACTCAGCCCCAGTTCCTCAGTTCCCTCACTTCCACTCCTATCATCACTAATGCCATGTCCAACATGGCTGGCATCACCAGCCAGATCATCACAAATGCTCAAGGACAG ATCATAGGAACCCTCCCTCTTTTGTTGAACCCAGCCTCTCTAGCTGGAGCGGCTGCGACACCCAACCTCCAGGGTCTCCAGGGTCTCCAGGGTCTCCAGGGCCTCCAGGGTTTCCAGGGTCTCCAGAGTCTCCAGGGTCTCCAGGGTTTCCAGGGTTTGCAGGGTCTGCAAAGCTTGCAAGGCCTGCAAGGTCTCCAAGGTCTCCAGGGTCTCCAGGGTCTCCAGGTCCAGACTGTCACCCCACAGCTGCTTGTCAACAGCCAGGGCCAGATTATTGCCACAGTCGGAAATGGATCTGCAGTTGTAACTTCTGCTGCAGTTCTGCCCAAAGTGGCTCCTCCCCCAACACTTACCAAACCTATtacacag gCTTCAGTAACAACTGTCAGCCAGTCACCAATTGTCATCGCCCCTCAGCCGTCTGTACTGAAGAATGCCACCAcgctctcctccatcacctgtGGAGACATAGCAAAAGTGGGACAGCTTGTCAGCA AACCCCAGCAGGTAGTCAGCGGCGAGGAGGGCATTAATCTGGAAGAGATTCGAGAGTTTGCCAAGACTTTCAAGATCCGTCGGCTGTCCCTGGGGCTCACTCAGACACAAGTAGGGCAGGCTCTCACTGCAACGGAGGGTCCTGCCTACAGCCAGTCTGCCATTTGCAG GTTTGAAAAGCTGGACATCACGCCCAAGAGTGCTCAGAAGTTGAAGCCGGTGTTGGAGAAGTGGCTGGCTGAGGCTGAGCACTGGAACCAGAAAGGCCAGCAGAATCTGATGGAGTTTGTTGGCGGTGAACCATCCAAAAAACGCAAGCGACGTACCAGTTTCACCCCGCAGGCAATAGAAGTTCTTAACTCCTACTTTGAAAAGAACGCATTGCCAACAGGTCAAGAGATTACAGAAATGGCAAGAGAGCTAAACTACGACCGAGAGGTTGTGCGAGTGTGGTTCTGTAACCGGCGGCAGACGCtgaaaaacacaagcaaaatCAATGTCTTCCAGGTTCAGTAA
- the tfcp2 gene encoding transcription factor CP2, with amino-acid sequence MAWALKLPLTDEVIESGLVQDFDASLSGIGQELGAGAYSMSDVLALPIFKQEESNLPPDTDNKILPFQYVLCAATSPAIKLHDETLTYLNQGQSYEIRMLDNRKIGELPEITDKMVKSIIRVVFHDRRLQYTEHQQLEGWRWNRPGDRILDLDIPMSVGIIDPRANPTQLNTVEFLWDPSKRTSVFIQVHCISTEFTMRKHGGEKGVPFRIQIDTFKENENEEYTEHLHSASCQFKVFKPKGADRKQKTDREKMEKRAPQEKEKYQPTYETTILTECCPWPEVTYVTTNSPSPGFNSTPNSFPVPEGNGSPSHQPEPVVQVADNLLPTATPQDAQQWLLNNRFSPFSRLFTNFSGADLLKLTREDVIQICGPADGIRLFNALKGRVVRPRLTIYVCQESQQAREQQPKHENGDAAANTFFVYHAIYLEDLTAAELTEKLAQLFNISPRQINQIFKQGPTGIHVLVSDEMIQNFQDEVCFVLDTMKDDTNDGYHIILK; translated from the exons ATGGCGTGGGCTCTGAAGTTGCCTCTCACGGATGAAGTGATTGAGTCCGGACTGGTCCAGGACTTTGATGCCAGTCTGTCGGGTATTGGCCAGGAGCTGGGTGCTGGGGCATACAGCATGAG CGACGTGCTTGCTCTGCCCATCTTCAAACAGGAGGAGTCCAACCTGCCTCCAGACACCGACAACAAGATCCTCCCCTTTCAGTATGTTCTGTGTGCAGCTACCTCGCCAGCCATTAAACTGCACGATGAAACCCTCACCTACCTCAACCAAG GGCAGTCCTATGAAATTAGAATGCTTGACAATCGGAAAATTGGGGAACTTCCGGAAATCACCGATAAAATGGTGAAG AGCATCATCCGTGTGGTGTTTCATGACCGACGACTTCAGTACACAGAGCACCAGCAGCTGGAGGGCTGGCGCTGGAATAGGCCCGGGGATCGCATCCTCGACCTGG ATATCCCCATGTCCGTCGGCATAATCGACCCCCGGGCTAACCCTACTCAGCTTAACACTGTGGAGTTCCTTTGGGACCCATCAAAAAGAACCTCAGTTTTTATCCAG GTACACTGCATCAGCACAGAGTTCACCATGCGCAAGCATGGAGGAGAAAAGGGTGTCCCTTTCCGAATCCAGATAGACACGTTTAAAGAGAATGAGAATGAAGAGTACACCGAACACCTCCACTCTGCCTCCTGCCAGTTCAAAGTCTtcaag CCTAAAGGTGCAGACAGAAAGCAGAAGACTGACagggagaagatggagaagagggcACCACAGGAAAAGGAAAAGTATCAACCCACCTATGAAACCACAATCCTGACAGAG TGCTGCCCCTGGCCTGAGGTCACATACGTCACCACCAACTCTCCATCACCTGGCTTCAACAGCACACCCAACAGCTTCCCAGTGCCAGAAGG AAATGGATCGCCAAGCCACCAGCCTGAGCCTGTCGTTCAGGTAGCAGAT aatttgTTGCCCACAGCAACACCACAGGATGCACAGCAGTGGCTTTTAAATAACCGCTTCTCACCCTTCTCTCGGCTCTTCACCAACTTCTCAG GGGCAGATCTGTTGAAGCTGACCAGGGAGGATGTCATTCAGATCTGTGGGCCAGCTGATGGTATAAGACTCTTCAATGCACTGAAGGGACG GGTGGTGCGCCCGAGGCTGACCATTTACGTTTGCCAGGAGTCTCAGCAGGCGAGGGAGCAGCAACCGAAACATGAAAACGGAGATGCTGCCGCAAACACTTTCTTTG tATATCATGCCATTTACCTGGAGGACCTCACAGCTGCTGAGCTGACAGAGAAGCTCGCTCAGCTCTTCAACATCTCACCCAGGCAGATAAATCAGATCTTCAAACAGGGTCCCACTGGCATCCATGTGCTGGTCAGCGACGAG ATGATTCAGAACTTCCAGGATGAAGTATGTTTCGTTTTGGACACAATGAAAG atgacACTAACGATGGCTACCACATAATCTTGAAGTGA